A DNA window from Paralichthys olivaceus isolate ysfri-2021 chromosome 11, ASM2471397v2, whole genome shotgun sequence contains the following coding sequences:
- the psmd2 gene encoding 26S proteasome non-ATPase regulatory subunit 2, whose translation MEEAKQKESKHPEKTDEKTKDKEKGQQPKDKEKEKKEEQELSEEDKQLQEDLEMMVERLSEENIALHRPALEELRRLIRSSTTSMTSVPKPLKFLRPHYGKLKEIYEGMAPGENKHFCADVVSVLAMTMSGERECLKYRLLGSQEELASWGHEYVRHLAGEVAKEWQEVEESDKAQQETLLKLVREIVPYNMAHNAEHEACDLLMEIERLEMLEDYIDENAYGKVCLYLTSCVSYVPEPENSALLRCALNIFRKFNRYPEALRLALILNDVELVENIFTSCKDIVIQKQMAFMLGRHGMFLELNEDVEDYEDLTEIMSNVQLNSNFLALARELDIMEPKVPDDIYKTHLENNRFGGSGSQVDSARMNLASSFVNGFVNAAFGQDKLLTDDGNKWLYKNKDHGMLSAAASLGMILLWDVDGGLTQIDKYLYSSEDYIKSGALLACGIVNSGVRNECDPALALLSDYVLHNSNVMRIGAIFGLGLAYAGSNREDVLSLLLPVMGDSKSSMEVVGVTALACGMIAVGSCNGDVTSTIVQTIMEKNEQELKDTYARWLPLGLGLNHLGKGEAIETTLAALQVVPEPFRSFANTLVDICAYAGSGNVLKVQQLLHICSEHYEAKEKEKEEDKDKKDKKDKDKKDSAADMGSHQGVAVLGIALIAMGEEIGSEMALRTFGHLLRYGEPTLRRAVPLALALISVSNPRLNILDTLSKFSHDADPEVSHNSIFAMGMVGSGTNNARLAAMLRQLAQYHAKDPNNLFMVRLAQGLTHLGKGTLTLCPYHSDRQLMSQVAVAGLLTVLVSFLDVKNIILGKSHYILYGLVAAMQPRMLVTFDEELRPLPVSVRVGQAVDVVGQAGKPKAITGFQTHTTPVLLAHGERAELATEEYLPVTPILEGFVILRKNPNYET comes from the exons ATGGAGGAggcaaaacagaaagagagcaagCATCCCGAAAAGACGGATGAGAAGACGAAGGACAAGGAGAAGGGCCAGCAGCCCAAAgacaaggagaaggagaagaaagaggagcaggagctg TCAGAAGAAGACAAGCAGCTACAAGAAGACCTAGAGATGATGGTGGAGAGACTGAGT GAAGAGAACATAGCGCTGCATCGTCCTGCTTTGGAAGAGCTGCGCAGACTAATCCGATCCTCAACCACCTCCATGACCTCAGTACCCAAACCCCTGAAATTCCTGCGCCCACACTATGGCAAGCTCAAAGAGATCTACGAGGGCATGGCTCCTGGAGAGAACAAG cATTTCTGTGCTGATGTGGTCTCAGTGTTGGCCATGACGATGAGCGGTGAGAGGGAGTGCCTGAAGTACCGTCTGTTGGGCTCACAGGAAGAGCTGGCCTCCTGGGGACATGAATATGTAAG GCACCTGGCAGGTGAGGTGGCTAAGGAGTGGCAGGAGGTGGAAGAGAGTGACAAGGCACAGCAGGAGACGCTATTGAAACTAGTGAGGGAGATTGTGCCCTATAACATGGCCCACAATGCAGAGCACGAGGCGTGCGACTTGTTGATGGAGATCGAGAGGCTGGAGATGCTGGAAGACTATATAGATGAAAATGCTTATGGAAAAGTCTGCCTTTACCTCACCAG TTGTGTGAGTTATGTTCCTGAGCCTGAAAATTCGGCTCTGCTGAGATGTGCCCTGAACATCTTCCGAAAGTTTAACCGTTATCCAGAGGCCTTGCGACTCGCCTTGATTCTCAATGATGTGGAGCTGGTAGAAAACATCTTCACATCCTGCAAAGACAT tgtCATCCAGAAGCAGATGGCCTTCATGCTGGGTCGCCATGGCATGTTCCTGGAGCTTAATGAGGATGTAGAGGACTACGAAGACCTGACAGAGATTATGTCTAATGTGCAGCTCAACAGCAACTTCTTGGCCCTGGCCAGAGAG TTGGACATCATGGAACCCAAAGTCCCAGATGACATCTACAAAACACATCTTGAAAACAACA GGTTTGGCGGGAGCGGCTCCCAGGTGGACTCTGCTCGTATGAATTTGGCCTCTTCCTTTGTGAACGGCTTTGTCAACGCTGCTTTTGGACAGGACAAGCTGCTCACAGATGATGGCAACAAGTGGCTGTACAAGAACAAGGATCACG GCATGTTGAGTGCTGCAGCTTCCCTGGGTATGATCCTGCTTTGGGATGTGGATGGTGGTCTGACCCAGATAGACAAATACCTCTACTCCTCTGAGGACTACATCAAG TCTGGTGCCCTCCTGGCCTGTGGCATTGTAAACTCGGGTGTGAGGAATGAATGTGACCCAGCCCTCGCCCTCCTGTCTGACTATGTTCTCCACAACAGCAATGTCATGAGGATAGGAGCCATCTTTGG ACTGGGCCTGGCCTACGCTGGCTCTAACAGAGAAGATGTCCTTTCTCTGCTTCTCCCTGTAATGGGAGACTCCAAATCCAGCATGGAG GTGGTTGGAGTGACAGCACTTGCATGCGGTATGATCGCAGTAGGGTCATGTAACGGCGACGTGACTTCCACCATCGTCCAGACCATCATGGAGAAGAACGAACAGGAGCTGAAGGACACATATGCACGCTGGCTGCCTCTAGGTTTAGGACTCAACCACCTGG GTAAGGGAGAGGCAATTGAGACAACCCTGGCAGCTCTTCAGGTTGTGCCTGAACCTTTCCGCAGCTTTGCCAACACACTCGTGGATATCTGTGCATATGCAG gttcCGGCAATGTACTGAAGGTGCAGCAGCTTCTCCATATCTGCAGTGAGCACTACGAAGccaaggagaaagaaaaagaggaggacaaggatAAGAAGGATAAGAAGGACAAAGACAAGAAGGACAGTGCTGCAGATATGGGCTCCCACCAG GGTGTAGCTGTTCTTGGTATTGCCCTGATTGCCATGGGGGAGGAGATTGGCTCTGAAATGGCACTACGGACATTTGGACATCTG CTACGTTACGGTGAGCCCACACTGAGGCGAGCAGTGCCCCTCGCTCTGGCTCTCATTTCTGTGTCCAACCCTCGGCTCAACATCTTGGACACCCTCAGCAAGTTTTCCCATGATGCAGACCCTGAAGTCTCACACAACTCCATCTTTGCCATGGGCATGGTGGGCAGTG GCACAAATAACGCACGTCTGGCCGCCATGCTTCGGCAGCTGGCACAGTATCACGCCAAAGACCCCAACAATCTCTTCATGGTCCGACTGGCCCAG GGTCTGACTCACTTGGGCAAAGGCACACTGACACTCTGTCCCTACCATAGCGACAGGCAGCTGATGAGCCAGGTCGCCGTCGCCGGACTACTCACCGTGCTCGTTTCCTTCCTTGATGTCAAGAACA TAATCCTGGGGAAATCTCACTACATTCTGTACGGCCTGGTCGCAGCCATGCAGCCACGTATGCTGGTCACATTCGACGAGGAGCTCCGGCCTCTGCCCGTGTCAGTCAGAGTTGGACAG GCTGTGGATGTCGTGGGCCAGGCAGGGAAGCCGAAGGCCATCACAGGTTTCCAGACTCACACCACACCAGTGTTACTGGCTCATGGAGAGAGGGCTGAGCTGGCCACAGAGGAGTACCTCCCTGTCACCCCCATCCTGGAAGGCTTTGTTATCCTCCGCAAGAACCCCAACTACGAAACCTAG
- the prss59 gene encoding thymus-specific serine protease, whose amino-acid sequence MTTKVTCSFPVSVKMALEARVLRVCTVALFFVFSVCAVGHGRVKGFRRFGHVQRAQRGAPSEEQWFTQRLDHFNGADIREWKQRYFVNENFYKPGGPVFLMIGGEGPANPAWMQNGTWLTYAEKVGALCLMLEHRFYGKSHPTVDLSTDNLRFLSSRQALADLAHFRTTIAETRGLTNRKWVALGGSYPGSLATWFRLKYPHLVHASVATSAPVHATVNFPEYLEVVWRSLASENTECPLLVKKASDTLVERLKDPKTHDNITKDFNLCSRLQIQTEMDSAYFLETLAGNFMDVVQYNEDNRGFEGATGTNITIKVLCGVMADSSLGDPYARYAAVARLMMDTFSMKCLDASYTTNLRDMTNTSWDGPAAGGGRQWVYQTCTEFGFYQSTDSPNQPFTGFPLVYHVKQCADYYNVSAEQLAEAVAQTNEYYGGYDIRSSRIVFPNGSIDPWHALGITQDITANLPAVFIKGTAHCANMYPASSEDLPQLSLARDHISLILQQWLKQ is encoded by the exons ATGACCACAAAAGTCACATGTTCGTTTCCCGTTTCTGTCAAAATGGCTTTGGAGGCTCGTGTGTTGCGTGTGTGCACAGTAGCACTGTTCTTCGTGTtctctgtctgtgctgttgGACACGGACGAGTCAAAGGCTTCAGGAGGTTCGGTCATGTGCAGCGGGCCCAGCGGGGAGCTCCGTCAGAGGAGCAGTGGTTCACCCAGAGACTGGATCACTTCAACGGTGCAGACATCAGGGAGTGGAAGCAG AGGTACTTTGTCAATGAAAATTTCTACAAGCCAGGTGGCCCAGTGTTTCTGATGATAGGTGGAGAGGGTCCGGCTAATCCAGCATGGATGCAGAATGGAACCTGGCTCACCTACGCTGAGAAAGTGGGAGCGCTCTGCTTGATGCTGGAGCATCGCTTCTATGGAAAGAGTCACCCGACAGT tGACCTCAGTACAGACAACCTACGTTTCCTCAGCAGCCGTCAGGCTCTAGCCGACCTGGCTCACTTCCGCACCACGATAGCTGAGACCCGAGGCCTGACCAACAGGAAGTGGGTGGCATTAGGCGGGTCATACCCTGGTTCTCTCGCCACTTGGTTCCGGCTGAAGTACCCACACCTCGTCCATGCCTCTGTGGCCACGAGTGCACCCGTTCATGCTACTGTCAATTTCCCAG AGTACTTGGAGGTCGTGTGGCGTTCGCTGGCCTCAGAGAACACAGAGTGCCCCCTACTGGTGAAAAAAGCTTCGGATACCCTTGTAGAACGGCTAAAGGATCCCAAGACCCACGACAACATCACTAAAGACTTCAA CTTGTGTTCCAGACTGCAGATCCAGACAGAGATGGACTCGGCCTACTTCCTGGAAACGCTGGCTGGCAACTTCATGGATGTGGTCCAGTACAATGAAGACAACCGAGGGTTTGAG gGCGCAACAGGTACGAACATCACCATCAAGGTGCTGTGTGGTGTGATGGCTGACAGCTCACTGGGGGATCCATACGCCCGCTATGCTGCTGTGGCCCGCCTCATGATGGACACCTTCTCCATGAAGTGCCTGGATGCCAGCTACACGACAAACCTGAGAGACATGACCAACACGTCCTGGGATGGGCCGGCTGCAGGGGGAG ggaGACAGTGGGTCTACCAAACCTGCACTGAATTTGGATTCTACCAGAGCACTGATTCACCCAATCAACCGTTCACTGGCTTCCCTCTTGT GTATCATGTGAAACAGTGTGCGGACTACTACAATGTAAGTGCTGAGCAGCTGGCGGAGGCTGTGGCCCAAACCAACGAGTATTATGGCGGCTATGATATTCGCTCTAGCAGAATTGTTTTCCCGAACGGGTCCATTGACCCCTGGCATGCCCTGGGTATCACGCAGGACATCACAGCCAACCTCCCTGCTGTTTTCATTAAAG GAACAGCCCACTGTGCCAACATGTACCCTGCCAGTAGTGAGGATCTCCCCCAGCTGAGTCTGGCCCGTGACCACATCTCCTTAATCCTCCAGCAGTGGCTGAAGCAGTGA